The following nucleotide sequence is from Desulfomicrobium macestii.
AGGGGCAGGTGCAAGGTGAACGTGGTGCCTTCTCCGACTTGACTCTCCACGCTGATGGTGCCCCCGTGTTTCTTGATGATGCCGAACACCACCGACAGGCCAAGGCCCGTGCCCGTATCCTTGAGCGTGAAGAAGGGATCGAAGATGCGCCCCAGATGTTCCGGCGAGATACCCGCGCCGGTATCGGTCACTTGCAGCACCGCCTCCCCCGACCCGGGGTCGGACCTTGCGGAGAGGGAGATCACTCCGGGAGGGCTTATGGCGTGGATGGCGTTTATCATCAGGTTCAAAAGCACCTCCTGAAAGCGCTGGCTGTCGAGGGGAAGTTCGATATGTTCCGGGATCTCGGTCAGAATGCGCACCCCCGACGGCACTTCGCTTGAAACCAGTGTCACAGCCCGCTGCACGACCGCATGCAGCGGCACGGGCTTGAGGCAGAATTCCGTTTCCCGGGCGAACTCGAGGAGCCCTTTGACAATATCACGCGAGCGACTGACTTCCTGATAGATGTTGTCGAGCATCTGCCTGGTCAGCGCAGGATCGACGGGCAGGGCCGCCTCCAGGTCTTCCTGCAGGATCTGGCAGGAGGTGGAGATGTTGTTGAGCGGATTGTTGAGCTGATGGGCGATGCCCGAGGTCAGGACGCCGAGCGAGGCCAGCTTTTTTTCCTGCAGGAGCTGGTTCTGCCTGCGCTCAAGCTCTTCGATCATGTGGTTGAAGGCCTGCACCACGCCTCGCGTTTCGTCGCTGGTTTCCGGCAGGGGCAGAGGCTTGAAATCGCCCTGCACGATCCGGCGCGCGGAGTGCTCGATGATGCCAAGCGCGCCGAAAATCCTCCTCCCGACCAGCCAGGAAAAAAATATGGCGACGCCCGTGAAGGTGCCGATGGCCAGAGCCAGCTGATGCTTGAGGGTGACGACTATTCCC
It contains:
- a CDS encoding sensor histidine kinase — protein: MYGMISRFASGKIRRIILFGMILSILGFSVLGGISYEYLLQIEETLSLAEVVDDLSSDILEIRRYEKNYLLYMAEEDYAETLRYCDRALATIDRIESPQGGVTSSDRQGRETLLKLRRDLSSYKETFARLNGVGTATDMVQASALDPRLRDQGKELVDLVHQFVSTQRAMILGIVVTLKHQLALAIGTFTGVAIFFSWLVGRRIFGALGIIEHSARRIVQGDFKPLPLPETSDETRGVVQAFNHMIEELERRQNQLLQEKKLASLGVLTSGIAHQLNNPLNNISTSCQILQEDLEAALPVDPALTRQMLDNIYQEVSRSRDIVKGLLEFARETEFCLKPVPLHAVVQRAVTLVSSEVPSGVRILTEIPEHIELPLDSQRFQEVLLNLMINAIHAISPPGVISLSARSDPGSGEAVLQVTDTGAGISPEHLGRIFDPFFTLKDTGTGLGLSVVFGIIKKHGGTISVESQVGEGTTFTLHLPLGGNTSGAS